CAAACTCTTTTGAAAAGCGAGGAAAAGATTTCTCAACTTAGAGGCAAATTTGCATATTACGAAGATATAAAATTATTACCTACCTATCATCCCGCCTTTCTACTGAGAAATCCTCAAAAAAAGAAAGAATCTTGGTCTGACCTAAAGATGGTTTTAACAGAGCTCGGACTTCCTGTTCCAACTGTTCAAAAAAAGAAATAGCTTTTTACCGATTCAAAAGATCTTTAAATAATTTAGAAGGCCTGAAATTTACAACTTTGCGTGCAGATATTTTATAAGGCGTCCCAGTTTTTGGATTTCTTCCTATTCTCTCTTTTTTTGAACGAATCTCAAACTTTCCAAAACCGCTAAGAATGATATCATCCCCTTGGGCAAGGGTACTTATCAAAGTATTTAAAATTTCTTCAACAAGTTC
This portion of the Candidatus Schekmanbacteria bacterium genome encodes:
- a CDS encoding integration host factor subunit alpha produces the protein MTREDLKEKIREELGLSKQESSELVEEILNTLISTLAQGDDIILSGFGKFEIRSKKERIGRNPKTGTPYKISARKVVNFRPSKLFKDLLNR